One window from the genome of Osmerus eperlanus chromosome 3, fOsmEpe2.1, whole genome shotgun sequence encodes:
- the zeb2a gene encoding zinc finger E-box-binding homeobox 2a, which translates to MKHESMAEGPRCKRRKQANPRRKNVLNYESVVETGSDTDGDERPLVSQDNGPANGEEGSPAGLPLMEASPRVGHALLSCRGSEGSEVMDGRQGHLAWRLGDDLHGHLNGNAPPPLLNDGSGNRKFKCTECGKAFKYKHHLKEHLRIHSGEKPYECSNCKKRFSHSGSYSSHISSKKCIGLIAITGRVRNGGNAKVGSSPNSASSSPGSPALAQLRHKLENGRQDQQGHMDIKAEPIDFNDYRLLMASSHGFAGPGVYLNGAGRGGSPLDVHSSSQSPLQHLGGMGLDLPRLGYPALGNNLSEVQKVLQIVDNTVCRQKMDGNPEEISKLRAYMKELGAQMEEHKRALSSPRTGFQVMGHSSPTKSIIDYTLEKVNEARSLIDDSKRQVVDIKKEKLNNSMDLCAEEKQPHEPSQAHFLPFSCQFCKETFPGPIPLHQHERYLCKMNEEIKAVLQPNDGGNPGRRGGYPSEQQASMLSSVLSERGASSPVNPFKDHVSVLKAYFAMNTEPNSEELLKISIAVGLPQEFVKEWFAQWKNQQHNHNANSRKRSPPPDRSSAEINHSLTRSPMVHADRDFHGSSSNGDSSHRLSKANHFTVNKQITDKPLDSLDHLRTSTPSPLNLSSTSSKNSQSSSYTPNSLVSEEPPGEPLPLDLSLPKHMSKRASLGEKRSKPNGFMVERNGVESHTREHGTGPMDLVSIKKEFLGSESSNAGGNSGHQMEKSASPIFGINPFGGGHMYTSLPPHGAFPPPTFMSPAQASIPGLRSYLDPMSYLPHMAYTYANGAATFAEMQQRRKYQRKPGFQGELLDGTGDYLSGLEDLTDSDSLLSRKKIKKTESGKRPHQCQICKKAFKHKHHLIEHSRLHSGEKPYQCDKCGKRFSHSGSYSQHMNHRYSYCKREAEEREAAEREARDKGPLEPTELLMRRAYLQGLGPLGYSDPEDQAEEGGGTILRDGSEGGMRGREREVDEAYEEVTDRREESFREGEEEEEDEGDSRSLGTQMDLMRDGEEGKDVAHSMDDSSREGKTDAKSDQEEAD; encoded by the exons TGCTGAACTATGAGAGCGTGGTGGAGACAGGCTCTGACACAGACGGGGATGAGAGGCCGCTGGTCTCCCAGGACAACGGCCCAGccaatggggaggaggggagccctGCAGGCCTGCCCCTCATGGAGGCGTCGCCCCGAGTCGGCCATGCCCTGCTGTCCTGCCGGGGGTCGGAGGGGTCGGAGGTCATGGATGGCCGACAGGGTCACCTCGCCTGGCGTCTGGGCGATGACCTGCACGGGCACCTCAACGGGAACG CCCCT cctcctcTGTTGAATGATGGGTCTGGAAACCGAAAGTTCAAATGCACCGAGTGTGGAAAAGCCTTCAAGTATAAGCATCATTTGAAGGAGCATCTCCGCATTCACAGCG GTGAGAAGCCGTACGAGTGCTCAAACTGCAAGAAGCGCTTCTCTCACTCCGGTTCCTACAGCTCCCACATAAGCAGCAAGAAGTGCATCGGCCTGATCGCCATCACTGGACGAGTACGCAACGGAGGCAACGCCAAGGTCGGCTCCTCCCCcaactctgcctcctcctccccaggaaGCCCTGCCCTGGCCCAGCTGCGTCACAAGCTGGAGAACGGACGTCAGGACCAGCAGGGTCACATGGACATCAAGGCAGAGCCCATAGACTTCAACGACTACCGGTTACTGATGGCGTCTTCGCATGGCTTTGCGGGTCCAGGGGTGTACCTGAATGGAGCCGGCCGAGGGGGTAGCCCACTGGACGTCCACAGCTCATCCCAGAGCCCCCTTCAGCACCTGGGGGGCATGGGGCTGGACCTGCCCCGTCTAGGTTACCCCGCTCTGGGGAACAACCTGAGCGAGGTACAGAAGGTCCTCCAGATCGTGGACAACACTGTGTGCAGGCAGAAGATGGACGGGAACCCGGAGGAGATCTCCAAGCTCAGGGCTTATATGAAGGAGCTGGGGGCCCAGATGGAGGAACATAAGAgggccctctcttctccccggaCGGGCTTCCAGGTGATGGGCCACAGCAGCCCTACCAAGAGCATCATCGATTACACCCTGGAGAAGGTGAATGAGGCCCGGAGCCTGATTGACGATTCCAAAAGGCAGGTGGTTGACATCAAGAAGGAGAAGCTCAACAACTCCATGGATCTGTGTGCCGAGGAGAAGCAACCCCACGAGCCCAGCCAGGCCCACTTCCTGCCCTTCTCTTGCCAGTTCTGCAAGGAGACGTTCCCCGGGCCCATCCCCCTGCACCAGCACGAGCGCTACTTGTGCAAGATGAACGAGGAGATCAAGGCCGTCCTTCAGCCCAACGACGGTGGAAACCCCGGACGCAGGGGTGGGTATCCGTCTGAGCAGCAGGCCTCCATGCTGTCCTCGGTGCTGTCTGAGAGAGGAGCCTCCAGCCCCGTCAACCCCTTCAAGGACCACGTGTCGGTGCTCAAGGCTTACTTCGCCATGAACACCGAGCCCAACTCAGAGGAGCTGCTGAAGATCTCCATCGCCGTGGGGCTACCGCAGGAGTTTGTCAAAGAGTGGTTCGCTCAGTGGAAAAACCAACAGCACAACCACAATGCCAACTCCAGAAAGCGCTCACCGCCTCCAGACCGCAGCAGCGCCGAGATCAACCACAGCCTGACCAGGTCGCCTATGGTTCATGCCGACCGCGATTTCCACGGCAGCTCCTCTAACGGTGACTCCTCCCACAGGCTCTCAAAGGCCAATCATTTTACAGTCAATAAGCAGATAACCGACAAACCACTAGACTCCTTGGACCACCTAAGGACCAGCACTCCGTCTCCCCtgaacctctcctccacctcctcgaaAAACTCCCAGAGTAGTTCCTACACTCCAAACAGCCTGGTCTCTGAGGAGCCCCCTGGGGAGCCCCTGCCACTGGACCTGTCCCTGCCCAAACACATGAGCAAGAGAGCCTCTCTGGGAGAGAAGAGGTCCAAACCCAACGGCTTCATGGTGGAACGCAACGGGGTTGAATCCCACACACGGGAGCATGGGACTGGACCCATGGACCTGGTCAGCATCAAGAAGGAGTTCCTGGGCTCTGAAAGCAGCAACGCGGGTGGGAACAGCGGCCACCAGATGGAGAAGAGTGCCAGCCCCATCTTCGGGATCAATCCCTTCGGTGGCGGTCACATGTacacctctctgcccccccatgGAGCgttcccaccccccaccttcaTGTCCCCGGCCCAGGCCTCCATCCCCGGCCTGAGGTCCTACCTGGACCCTATGAGCTACCTGCCCCACATGGCTTACACGTATGCCAACGGGGCTGccacatttgcagaaatgcagcaGAGGAGGAAGTACCAGAGGAAACCAGGTTTCCAG GGTGAGCTACTGGACGGCACAGGGGACTATCTGTCAGGCTTGGAGGACCTGACAGACAgcgactccctcctctcccggaAGAAGATAAAGAAGACAGAAAGTG GCAAGCGCCCGCACCAGTGCCAGATCTGTAAGAAAGccttcaaacacaaacaccatctCATCGAGCACTCACGCCTACACtccggagagaagccctaccagTGTGACAAGTGTGGGAAGCGTTTCTCCCACTCTGGCTCCTACTCCCAGCACATGAACCACCGCTACTCCTACTGCaagagagaggcggaggagagggaggctgcagagagggaggccagggacAAGGGGCCCCTGGAGCCCACAGAGCTGCTGATGAGGAGGGCCTACCTGCAGGGCCTGGGGCCCCTGGGATACTCCGACCCCGAGGACCAggcggaggagggtggaggcacCATCCTGAGAGACGGATCggagggaggaatgagaggacgagagagggaagTGGATGAGGCGTACGAGGaggtgacagacagacgggAGGAAAGtttcagggagggagaggaggaggaggaggacgagggcgacAGCAGGAGCCTGGGAACGCAGATGGACTTGATGAGGGATGGCGAGGAGGGCAAGGACGTGGCTCATTCGATGGATGACAGTTCAAGAGAAGGGAAAACAGACGCCAAGTCGGACCAGGAGGAAGCAGACTGA